In one window of Solanum pennellii chromosome 2, SPENNV200 DNA:
- the LOC107010417 gene encoding gibberellin 2-beta-dioxygenase-like encodes MVVLSQPLVENFSHIKTCKHNNTTSDHVHTGNIIPVIDLLDPEANNLMIKACQEFGFFKLVNHGVSIETITKLENESINFFNLSQIEKDKAGPANPFGYGNKTIGSKGDVGWVEYLLFTTNPELNHNKSITIPGNSLLFWGLVKEYISAMRNMGCMVLEMIAEGLKIEPKNVLSRMLSDEKSDSCFRLNHYPPCPELLQALSGRNLIGFGEHTDPQVISVGRCNNTSGLQISLKDGTWISVPPDPYSFFINVGDSLQAMSNGRFMSVRHRVIADSLKARVSMVYFGGPPLSEKIAPLSCLMEEPNEQILYNEFTWSEYKMSAYKTRLGDNRLSLFEKNAQS; translated from the exons ATGGTTGTTTTGTCTCAACCACTTGTAGAAAACTTTTCACACATTAAAACATGCAAACATAACAACACAACTAGTGATCATGTTCACACTGGTAATATTATTCCAGTAATAGACTTATTAGACCCTGAAGCCAACAACCTTATGATAAAAGCTTGTCAAGAATTTGGATTCTTTAAGTTGGTGAATCATGGTGTCTCTATTGAAACAATTACCAAATTAGAAAATGAATCTATCAACTTCTTCAACTTGTCCCAAATTGAGAAAGATAAAGCTGGCCCTGCTAACCCTTTTGGCTATGGTAACAAAACAATTGGCTCTAAAGGTGATGTTGGTTGGGTTGAATATTTACTCTTCACAACTAATCCTGAACTCAATCACAACAAATCCATCACTATTCCTGGAAATTCCCTTCTCTTTTG GGGACTTGTGAAAGAGTATATAAGTGCAATGAGAAATATGGGATGTATGGTGCTAGAAATGATAGCAGAAGGGTTGAAAATAGAACcaaagaatgtactaagtaggATGCTAAGTGATGAAAAAAGTGACTCATGTTTTAGGCTAAATCACTATCCACCATGTCCAGAGTTGCTTCAAGCATTGAGTGGTAGAAATTTAATTGGTTTTGGTGAACACACAGACCCACAAGTAATATCAGTTGGAAGATGTAACAACACAAGTGGCCTCCAAATCTCTTTGAAAGATGGGACATGGATCTCAGTCCCACCTGACCCCTACTCTTTTTTCATCAATGTTGGTGACTCATTGCAG GCGATGAGTAACGGAAGGTTTATGAGTGTGAGACACAGAGTGATCGCAGATAGTTTGAAAGCGAGGGTGTCAATGGTTTACTTTGGAGGGCCACCATTGAGTGAAAAGATAGCCCCTTTATCTTGTTTAATGGAGGAACCTAATGAGCAAATCTTATACAATGAGTTCACATGGTCTGAATACAAGATGTCAGCTTATAAGACAAGGCTTGGTGATAATAGGTTGTCCCTCTTTGAAAAGAATGCCCAATCATGA